A single Mus caroli chromosome 15, CAROLI_EIJ_v1.1, whole genome shotgun sequence DNA region contains:
- the Ankrd33b gene encoding ankyrin repeat domain-containing protein 33B isoform X2 yields MKAAMQGRTECVRALMLAGADVQARDPRRGLSPQEWAAYTGRAEAVRVIQRLMERPCPEQFGDKYKLELPLPAEAVLKKSGSKNCLQRFTAFLRSTLTSRSSGQSLEDGGVLDHMVRMTTSLYSPAVAVVCQTVCPENPPCVGKRRLAVQEILAARGNLDAQTQDSNKVECSEPQSQILETPRASSRSPKSPAASGSTPAPVTRKASLLPLQLLRRSSVRPGVVVPRVRISKAPAPTFQPERAASKGNTKDSIYLQIPKWRYKEAKEEKRKAEEAEKKRQAEAQKEKRAPRWRKRT; encoded by the coding sequence ggGCAGACGTTCAAGCAAGGGATCCCCGTCGAGGGCTGTCACCACAGGAGTGGGCTGCATACACAGGCCGAGCGGAGGCTGTTCGCGTCATTCAGAGGCTGATGGAGCGACCCTGTCCAGAGCAGTTTGGGGACAAGTACAAGCTGGAATTGCCACTTCCCGCTGAGGCGGTTTTGAAGAAGTCAGGTTCCAAAAACTGCTTGCAGAGATTCACCGCGTTCCTGCGGTCCACTCTGACCTCCCGCTCCTCCGGCCAGAGCCTGGAGGATGGAGGCGTCCTTGATCACATGGTCAGGATGACCACGAGCCTCTACAGTCCCGCTGTTGCTGTAGTCTGTCAGACGGTGTGCCCAGAGAACCCTCCCTGTGTGGGGAAACGACGCTTGGCGGTGCAGGAAATCCTAGCAGCTAGGGGCAACCTGGACGCCCAAACGCAGGACAGCAACAAGGTAGAGTGCTCTGAGCCACAATCCCAGATTTTGGAGACTCCCAGAGCTAGCTCCCGGTCTCCCAAGTCGCCCGCGGCCTCGGGGTCCACTCCTGCCCCTGTCACTCGGAAGGCCAGCCTCCTGCCTTTGCAGTTGCTTCGGAGAAGCAGCGTGCGGCCGGGCGTGGTAGTTCCCAGAGTGCGCATCAGCAAGGCACCTGCGCCCACCTTCCAGCCAGAGCGCGCAGCGTCCAAGGGCAACACCAAGGACAGCATCTACCTGCAGATCCCCAAGTGGCGGTACAAGGAGgccaaggaggagaagaggaaggcagaggaggcagagaagaagcGCCAGGCGGAAGCACAGAAAGAAAAGCGGGCGCCACGCTGGAGGAAAAGGACGTGA